One Gimesia aquarii DNA segment encodes these proteins:
- a CDS encoding GspE/PulE family protein, whose product MKSTWACLIAILCFTTHLTEIHAQPRPNDDGETEENRRTIANVSAIGQYPPLPVPFFRGNDPRFTNSQGFYFHFWKFLLVVLLFLLWAKTSSWVDEDSRGLKSNTEFWSSAILVAGGLGFLLVFCMPSFIVGFFVLLLAYGTPLGFYIHERNAKVPPSSRVMTPDHIRNLTIRYLARMGIRIGGTKTQQAAVGPDIRFIGKSSTGRGDDPTSSRRVENSRGFLAAKELVYDAIMRRATDVHLEPKEDEVGVRLRIDGVMYPTEGFDRSIGEAVLNIFKVLGAMDITERRRPQDGSFRAIMPDREIDFRLASQGTRHGEKMSLRILDQTNSIASLPELGLRKQLVDKLGAIVKQPHGLFLCCGPTGAGKSTTLFAALHEIDAYQRNIITVEDPVEYRIENVTQIEINQKAGQTFAESLRSILRQDPDVVMIGEIRDAETARIACQAANTGHMVFSTVHANDTFTALYRLIDLEVEPFMLASSLSALLAQRLARRLCPDCKEAYQPNPEFLKKANLPPEKVKCFYRLPKNREFVCPTCSGLGYMGRISVVELLEFNERMRDMVRDASNMSQLKAQARKNGMLYMKEEGLRLVVKGITSIDELLRVVK is encoded by the coding sequence GTGAAATCTACCTGGGCGTGTCTTATTGCAATTCTATGCTTTACGACGCATTTAACAGAAATCCATGCGCAGCCCCGTCCGAATGATGATGGTGAAACAGAAGAAAATCGGCGAACGATAGCGAATGTATCTGCTATTGGACAATATCCGCCGCTTCCGGTTCCCTTTTTTCGAGGTAATGATCCACGATTCACAAACTCACAAGGGTTTTATTTCCATTTTTGGAAGTTTCTCCTGGTCGTGTTGTTGTTTTTGCTTTGGGCAAAAACATCTTCTTGGGTCGATGAAGACAGCCGTGGTTTGAAGAGTAATACCGAGTTTTGGAGCTCTGCTATCTTAGTTGCTGGGGGACTTGGTTTTCTCCTTGTATTTTGTATGCCTAGCTTCATCGTTGGATTTTTTGTGCTATTGCTGGCTTACGGAACGCCTTTAGGATTTTATATTCATGAGCGAAATGCCAAAGTTCCCCCTTCCAGCAGAGTGATGACTCCCGATCACATTCGCAATTTAACCATCCGATATCTGGCACGTATGGGAATTCGTATTGGTGGTACAAAAACTCAACAAGCGGCTGTGGGGCCTGATATCCGTTTCATCGGAAAGTCATCGACCGGTCGGGGCGATGATCCAACAAGTTCACGACGTGTTGAAAATTCACGCGGTTTTCTTGCAGCTAAAGAATTGGTTTATGATGCCATTATGCGCCGTGCCACTGATGTGCATCTTGAACCCAAAGAAGATGAAGTGGGAGTGCGTTTACGTATTGACGGAGTTATGTATCCCACAGAAGGCTTTGACCGTTCTATCGGCGAGGCCGTTCTGAATATCTTTAAAGTTTTAGGTGCGATGGATATTACTGAGAGACGTCGTCCACAAGATGGTAGTTTCCGCGCGATTATGCCAGATCGTGAAATTGATTTTCGTTTAGCCAGTCAGGGAACACGGCATGGCGAAAAAATGAGTTTAAGAATTCTCGATCAGACAAACTCGATCGCTTCATTGCCAGAGCTCGGATTACGCAAGCAGCTTGTGGATAAGTTAGGAGCAATTGTCAAGCAGCCACATGGTTTATTTTTGTGTTGTGGTCCCACGGGTGCAGGTAAATCAACGACTCTATTTGCCGCTTTGCACGAAATCGATGCGTATCAGCGAAATATCATCACAGTTGAAGATCCGGTGGAATATCGAATTGAGAACGTGACACAGATCGAGATTAACCAAAAAGCCGGTCAGACATTTGCAGAGTCATTGCGGAGTATTCTTCGTCAGGATCCAGATGTGGTTATGATCGGAGAAATTCGTGATGCCGAAACCGCGCGCATTGCTTGCCAGGCAGCGAATACCGGGCACATGGTCTTTTCGACGGTGCATGCCAACGATACGTTTACAGCGTTGTATCGTCTGATTGATCTGGAAGTGGAACCGTTCATGCTCGCAAGCTCCCTGTCTGCCTTGCTGGCTCAGCGGCTTGCTAGAAGGTTATGTCCTGACTGTAAAGAAGCATACCAGCCCAATCCTGAGTTTTTGAAGAAAGCAAATTTACCTCCAGAAAAAGTGAAATGTTTTTATAGGTTGCCTAAAAACAGGGAATTTGTTTGCCCTACTTGTAGTGGACTGGGATATATGGGACGTATCAGTGTTGTTGAATTACTCGAGTTTAATGAGCGGATGCGAGACATGGTACGCGATGCCTCTAATATGTCTCAGTTGAAAGCGCAGGCACGAAAAAATGGTATGCTTTACATGAAAGAGGAAGGCTTAAGATTGGTTGTGAAAGGAATCACTTCTATTGATGAATTATTGAGAGTTGTGAAGTAA